A stretch of the Gossypium hirsutum isolate 1008001.06 chromosome D07, Gossypium_hirsutum_v2.1, whole genome shotgun sequence genome encodes the following:
- the LOC107941965 gene encoding F-box protein At1g67340 translates to MEENSRGISPRRSKRSTVHKIAAANEPNLFDALPDDLVVSVLCKLSSSAASSSDFINALLTCKRFKRLGFHQLVLSNVGSKVLAVKAKNWSDSVHRFLIHCVNAGNVEACYTLGMIRFYSLQNRGSGMSLMAKAAVKSYAPALYSLAVIQFNGSGGSRTDKDLQAGVALCARAAFLGHVDALRELGHCFQDGYGIRQNITAGRRLLMQANTRELASLLKSLVKQQPNHHHHHRGLNYEQFNCISGSGCSSMSNEPASEGHPVNVFLKEWFELGLGEMGEGLRLCSHKGCGRPETRAHEFRRCSACGTVHYCSRGCQALDWKLRHKLECVPFERWLE, encoded by the exons atggaagaaaatagTAGAGGAATCTCACCGAGGAGATCAAAGCGAAGTACCGTTCATAAAATCGCCGCCGCCAACGAACCAAATCTCTTCGATGCATTACCTGACGATCTTGTTGTTTCCGTTCTTTGCAAGCTCAGCTCTTCAGCGGCTTCTTCTTCTGATTTCATCAATGCTCTCTTAAC ATGCAAGAGATTTAAGCGTTTAGGGTTTCATCAACTCGTGTTATCAAATGTTGGATCAAAAGTTTTGGCGGTGAAAGCTAAAAATTGGTCCGATTCCGTTCACCGGTTTCTCATACACTGTGTCAACGCCGGCAACGTTGAAGCTTGTTACACTCTTGGCATG ATTCGATTTTATAGCTTACAAAACCGAGGAAGCGGGATGTCGTTAATGGCCAAAGCAGCAGTCAAATCCTACGCGCCAGCTTTATACTCGCTAGCAGTCATACAATTCAACGGCAGCGGTGGCTCCAGAACCGACAAGGATCTCCAAGCCGGAGTAGCTTTATGCGCTCGAGCCGCTTTCCTTGGCCACGTGGACGCACTCCGTGAGCTCGGCCATTGCTTTCAAGACGGTTACGGCATCCGCCAAAATATAACGGCCGGACGCCGGTTACTCATGCAAGCCAACACGCGAGAACTCGCGTCGTTGCTAAAATCTTTAGTCAAACAGCAACCCAACCACCACCACCATCACCGCGGTTTAAACTATGAACAATTTAATTGCATCTCCGGTTCGGGATGTTCGTCGATGAGTAATGAACCGGCTTCGGAGGGGCACCCGGTCAATGTGTTTTTGAAAGAATGGTTCGAGTTAGGGTTGGGTGAGATGGGTGAGGGCTTAAGGCTTTGTTCTCATAAAGGGTGTGGGAGACCGGAGACGAGGGCGCATGAGTTTAGGAGGTGCTCGGCTTGTGGGACGGTGCATTACTGCTCTCGTGGAtgccaagctcttgattggaagTTGAGGCATAAGTTGGAATGTGTACCTTTTGAACGGTGGTTGGAATAA